A genomic window from Blastococcus saxobsidens DD2 includes:
- a CDS encoding metallophosphoesterase: MKHWIGRVAAVIGGLLTLLLVYGVLIEPRLILDVERADVVLAQLPETADGTEVALITDLQVGMWWANEGMVERAVEEIVEDEPDVALLGGDFVYSSSPSVDEQVDTVLDLLDPLLQSGISTFAVLGNHDYAVGAAEEVATALEAAGVTVLRNEAAPVPGTGTGAAALHVVGVGPVVPGELDIDAALADVPDGAPRIVLSHNPTVLDEFPAGTAPLALAGHTHCGQIALPGTPHWAYLALTEEEKIVAEGWAPEDYAAEGNRLFVTCGTGFSVVPVRINAPPEIAFFTLRSEG; this comes from the coding sequence ATGAAGCACTGGATCGGACGCGTCGCCGCCGTCATCGGCGGGCTGCTCACGCTGCTGCTCGTCTACGGCGTCCTGATCGAGCCGCGGCTGATCCTCGACGTGGAGCGGGCGGACGTCGTGCTCGCCCAGCTCCCGGAGACGGCCGACGGCACGGAGGTCGCGCTCATCACCGACCTGCAGGTCGGCATGTGGTGGGCCAACGAGGGCATGGTGGAGCGCGCCGTCGAGGAGATCGTCGAGGACGAGCCCGACGTCGCGCTGCTCGGCGGCGACTTCGTCTACAGCAGCAGCCCGAGCGTCGATGAGCAGGTGGACACGGTGCTCGACCTGCTGGACCCCCTGCTGCAGTCGGGCATTTCCACGTTCGCCGTCCTGGGGAACCACGACTACGCCGTGGGAGCGGCCGAGGAGGTGGCCACCGCCCTGGAGGCCGCGGGCGTCACCGTGCTGCGCAACGAGGCTGCGCCGGTACCGGGCACCGGCACCGGCGCCGCGGCCCTGCACGTGGTCGGTGTCGGGCCGGTGGTGCCGGGTGAACTCGACATCGACGCCGCGCTGGCCGACGTGCCGGACGGCGCCCCCCGCATCGTGCTGTCGCACAACCCCACCGTGTTGGACGAGTTCCCCGCCGGCACCGCCCCGCTCGCGCTGGCCGGTCACACCCACTGCGGCCAGATCGCCCTGCCGGGCACGCCGCACTGGGCCTACCTCGCACTGACCGAGGAGGAGAAGATCGTCGCGGAGGGCTGGGCGCCGGAGGACTACGCGGCCGAGGGCAACCGGCTGTTCGTCACCTGCGGCACGGGCTTCAGCGTCGTGCCGGTCCGGATCAACGCCCCGCCGGAGATCGCCTTCTTCACCCTGCGGTCCGAGGGCTGA
- a CDS encoding mechanosensitive ion channel family protein: protein MEVGCVIIELFGQEIRLLFVSEENGIKLFLTAVLLLGLVLLRWVARGAVRMLMRGIDRDGPRFWARQIINLVVTVLLFLGVLSVWFDDPSRLATGIGLVTAGLAFALQKVITALAGYLVILRGGTFDVGDRITMGGVRGDVIALGFIRTTIMEMGQPPAVQGADPAQWVRSRQYTGRVVTVTNDKVFDEAVYNYTRDFPYLWEELTLPIRYQDDRARVEKLLLETARRHSVSQEEMPAEALRRMSEKYFVRGADLEPQVYWRLTDNWLELTVRFLTGVYGVRDVKDRMAREVLAELDAAGIGLASATFDVVGLPPLRITGREGPAPAG from the coding sequence ATGGAAGTGGGATGCGTGATCATCGAGCTGTTCGGCCAGGAGATCCGGCTGCTGTTCGTCAGCGAGGAGAACGGCATCAAGCTGTTCCTCACCGCCGTGCTCCTGCTTGGCCTCGTGCTGCTGCGCTGGGTGGCCCGCGGAGCGGTCCGGATGCTGATGCGTGGCATCGACCGCGACGGCCCCCGCTTCTGGGCACGGCAGATCATCAACCTGGTCGTCACCGTCCTGCTGTTCCTCGGCGTCCTGTCGGTCTGGTTCGACGACCCGTCCCGGCTCGCCACGGGGATCGGCCTGGTGACGGCGGGGCTGGCCTTCGCCCTCCAGAAGGTGATCACCGCGCTGGCCGGCTACCTGGTGATCCTCCGCGGCGGCACGTTCGACGTCGGTGACCGGATCACCATGGGCGGTGTCCGTGGCGACGTGATCGCGCTCGGCTTCATCCGCACCACGATCATGGAGATGGGCCAGCCGCCCGCGGTGCAGGGCGCGGATCCGGCGCAGTGGGTGCGCAGCCGCCAGTACACCGGCCGCGTGGTCACGGTGACCAACGACAAGGTGTTCGACGAGGCGGTCTACAACTACACCCGCGACTTCCCGTACCTGTGGGAGGAGCTCACGCTCCCGATCCGGTACCAGGACGACCGTGCCCGGGTGGAGAAGCTCCTCTTGGAGACCGCCCGCCGGCACTCCGTCTCCCAGGAGGAGATGCCGGCCGAGGCGCTGCGGCGGATGAGCGAGAAGTACTTCGTCCGCGGCGCCGACCTCGAGCCGCAGGTGTACTGGCGGCTGACCGACAACTGGCTCGAGCTGACGGTGCGCTTCCTCACCGGGGTGTACGGCGTCCGCGACGTCAAGGACCGGATGGCCCGCGAGGTGCTGGCCGAGCTCGACGCCGCCGGCATCGGGCTGGCGTCGGCGACGTTCGACGTCGTCGGGCTCCCCCCGCTCCGGATCACCGGGCGGGAGGGACCGGCGCCGGCCGGGTGA
- a CDS encoding potassium channel family protein, translated as MSAVVSALCLVAGALVVAVVVWDVAAMTLTVGGSAGPITNRVLAATWRALLRLHRRRAGQPRLLGAAGALLLGLTVVLWIVVYWAGWSLVFLGSGAVVDADTMAPASLPDVVYFAGMTLSTLGVGDFVAGTAGWRVASAVAGFSGLALMTLAITYLLSVTSAVVSRRALATRLHALGDSAQGIVLGGWDGKGFEPAFVQQLVQLPGQLVAVAEQHEAYPVLHYFRTRTASAAAPLAMARLYDALHLLGAGVAQPVRPPASAVQPVLRVVERYVGTAGVDRAKVHEADPPPAPAVDRLIAAGVPLAPETERQGAVEAAAGRRAGLRQLVEDAGWKWDA; from the coding sequence CGTGGCCGGCGCGCTCGTCGTCGCGGTGGTGGTGTGGGACGTCGCCGCGATGACGCTCACGGTGGGCGGGAGCGCCGGACCGATCACCAACCGGGTGCTCGCGGCCACGTGGCGGGCGCTGCTGCGGCTGCACCGGCGACGGGCGGGGCAGCCGCGACTGCTCGGCGCCGCCGGGGCGCTGCTGCTGGGGCTCACCGTCGTCCTCTGGATCGTCGTGTACTGGGCCGGGTGGTCGCTGGTCTTCCTGGGCAGCGGTGCGGTGGTCGACGCAGACACCATGGCGCCGGCGTCGCTGCCGGACGTCGTCTACTTCGCCGGGATGACCCTGTCCACCCTCGGGGTCGGTGACTTCGTCGCCGGCACGGCCGGATGGCGGGTCGCCTCGGCGGTGGCCGGCTTCAGCGGCCTGGCGCTGATGACGCTGGCCATCACCTATCTGCTGTCGGTGACGTCGGCGGTGGTGAGCCGCCGGGCGCTGGCCACGCGACTGCACGCGCTGGGAGACAGCGCGCAGGGCATCGTGCTCGGTGGATGGGACGGGAAGGGGTTCGAACCCGCCTTCGTCCAGCAGCTGGTGCAGCTGCCCGGTCAGCTGGTCGCGGTGGCCGAGCAGCACGAGGCATATCCGGTGCTGCACTACTTCCGCACGCGGACGGCGAGCGCGGCGGCCCCGCTGGCGATGGCGCGGCTCTACGACGCGCTGCACCTGCTGGGGGCGGGGGTCGCGCAGCCGGTGCGGCCACCGGCCTCGGCCGTGCAACCGGTCCTTCGCGTGGTCGAGCGGTACGTGGGGACGGCCGGCGTCGACCGGGCGAAGGTGCACGAGGCCGACCCGCCACCGGCGCCGGCCGTGGACCGGCTGATCGCCGCAGGCGTCCCGCTGGCGCCGGAGACCGAGCGGCAGGGAGCGGTCGAGGCGGCCGCCGGGCGCCGGGCAGGATTGCGCCAGCTGGTCGAGGACGCCGGATGGAAGTGGGATGCGTGA